In Marinobacter sp. F4206, the following are encoded in one genomic region:
- a CDS encoding tetratricopeptide repeat protein, producing the protein MAELRTEEEQVQAIKDWWKKNGSSLLIGIGAALAIVFGWQAWQNHQAQQRTEAANQFANLLNAFSEQADENSGETVKFVAKTLREDYSDSAYAVYGNLILAKQQLMDDDSAAAIDSLTWALDQSGEHQALALVVRSRLARAQFEAGHYEDALATIDSATSADAFEAIFSELRGDILLAQGDKEGAREAYLAAREQSQQGRSGLLQLKLSDLGVGEDA; encoded by the coding sequence ATGGCTGAACTGCGCACCGAAGAAGAACAGGTCCAGGCAATAAAGGACTGGTGGAAGAAAAATGGCAGCTCGCTGCTGATCGGTATCGGTGCCGCCCTGGCCATCGTTTTTGGCTGGCAGGCCTGGCAGAACCATCAGGCACAGCAACGCACGGAAGCCGCCAACCAGTTCGCCAACCTTCTGAATGCCTTCAGTGAGCAGGCCGACGAAAACAGCGGAGAGACCGTGAAGTTCGTGGCGAAAACTCTGCGGGAGGATTACTCCGACAGTGCCTATGCGGTCTACGGCAACCTGATTCTCGCGAAGCAGCAACTGATGGACGATGATTCGGCGGCGGCGATCGATTCCCTGACCTGGGCACTCGACCAGAGTGGTGAGCATCAGGCGTTGGCCCTGGTGGTTCGAAGCCGCCTGGCGCGCGCCCAGTTTGAGGCGGGACACTACGAGGATGCGCTGGCTACCATCGACTCCGCGACAAGCGCGGATGCGTTCGAAGCGATTTTTTCTGAGCTCCGCGGAGATATTCTTTTGGCGCAGGGCGACAAAGAAGGCGCACGTGAAGCCTATCTGGCAGCGCGCGAGCAGAGTCAGCAGGGTCGCAGTGGCCTCTTGCAGCTCAAGCTGTCGGATCTCGGTGTCGGGGAGGACGCCTGA
- the pilW gene encoding type IV pilus biogenesis/stability protein PilW: protein MVAALFVTGCVTTTDSRFSREADRQEAIDDYVQLATAYIGQGNLDRARHHLERALDLDSDSSAARAAMGLVYNAEGEAELAESSFKQAIAADEGYTRARVYYGAFLYGQGRMDDARDQFRAASRDTEYKDRGSVFFNLGMTQERLDELDNAATSYRRAVELSRGDARSLLALSRVLADQGDYDAAARYYARLSSMMQRNDRLRHSPESLLTGIRIARHLENRNQEASLALQLKNNFPESVEYQQYKVLISNDQ, encoded by the coding sequence ATGGTCGCCGCGTTGTTTGTCACAGGTTGCGTTACCACAACGGACAGTCGTTTCTCCCGCGAGGCGGATCGCCAGGAAGCTATCGATGATTACGTTCAGTTGGCCACTGCCTATATAGGCCAAGGTAATCTTGATCGTGCGCGTCACCATCTTGAAAGGGCACTGGATCTCGACTCCGACAGTTCCGCCGCGCGGGCTGCGATGGGGCTTGTTTACAATGCCGAAGGTGAAGCTGAGCTTGCGGAATCCAGTTTCAAACAGGCGATAGCGGCAGATGAAGGCTATACCCGTGCCCGCGTCTATTATGGCGCCTTTCTTTATGGCCAGGGGCGCATGGACGATGCCCGGGATCAGTTTCGCGCGGCGTCAAGGGACACCGAATACAAGGACCGGGGTTCCGTCTTCTTCAACCTCGGAATGACGCAGGAGCGTCTGGATGAGCTCGACAATGCAGCGACGTCATATCGCCGCGCAGTGGAATTATCCCGGGGCGATGCCCGCTCCTTGCTGGCGCTTTCCCGTGTGTTGGCAGATCAGGGGGACTACGACGCGGCAGCGCGCTATTACGCTCGTCTTTCTTCAATGATGCAGAGAAACGATCGTCTGCGTCACTCACCTGAAAGTCTGTTGACCGGAATTCGCATTGCCCGGCACCTGGAAAATCGCAATCAGGAAGCAAGCCTGGCATTGCAGCTAAAGAATAATTTCCCGGAGTCAGTCGAATACCAACAATATAAGGTGCTGATTTCTAATGACCAGTGA
- a CDS encoding RodZ domain-containing protein yields the protein MTSEETSQPTSSDPVGQQLQRARELKGLSAGDVAKAQHLRPAVIQAIEAGDYHQIDSELFLKGYVRAYAKQVGLDANEIIADLDRELEPMRQKREQEFEANPLVDIERRRRRKRRAAKSTLLLGVVALAGYLVFTFVLPRSESLIPSAVVDEAEQEQDQNLEQVQEQEEPVSNGLQSQPESAASEADEAVSPSADAPATSDSNMESEGVAVDPVEEASVPEQPVDSQPTLTADSVMDEPVAGESVADSIETPAVVSQSTDPVMEDPAEPVVVTDTGRLQITFTDDCWVQVSDAAGNRLVNSLQRSGDRIDVSGDLPLRVVIGAVDAVGSIRFQDEPVDMGDFRVVNNRSEFTLTI from the coding sequence ATGACCAGTGAAGAGACCTCCCAGCCAACGAGCAGTGATCCTGTAGGGCAGCAGCTGCAGCGTGCGCGTGAACTGAAAGGCCTGAGTGCCGGAGACGTTGCCAAGGCCCAGCATCTGAGACCCGCGGTGATTCAGGCTATCGAGGCAGGGGATTACCACCAGATTGACAGTGAACTCTTTCTGAAAGGGTATGTCAGGGCCTATGCGAAGCAGGTGGGCCTGGATGCCAATGAAATCATTGCTGATCTCGACCGCGAACTCGAACCGATGCGTCAGAAGCGGGAACAGGAGTTTGAAGCCAATCCCCTGGTCGATATCGAACGCCGACGTCGGAGAAAGCGTCGTGCTGCCAAGTCAACCCTTTTGCTGGGTGTCGTAGCGCTTGCTGGCTATCTGGTGTTCACCTTCGTATTACCCCGGTCTGAGTCACTGATACCTTCTGCGGTCGTGGATGAGGCGGAGCAAGAACAAGACCAAAACCTGGAGCAAGTGCAAGAACAGGAGGAGCCTGTGAGCAACGGGCTCCAAAGCCAACCGGAATCCGCCGCCTCCGAGGCTGATGAGGCTGTCAGCCCGAGTGCCGATGCCCCGGCAACATCGGATTCCAATATGGAATCTGAGGGCGTGGCGGTTGACCCGGTTGAAGAGGCATCAGTTCCTGAGCAGCCGGTCGACAGTCAGCCAACCTTAACGGCTGACTCGGTAATGGATGAGCCAGTCGCCGGGGAAAGTGTAGCGGATTCGATAGAAACACCGGCCGTGGTTAGCCAGTCAACGGATCCGGTAATGGAGGATCCGGCAGAGCCGGTGGTGGTGACGGATACCGGTAGGTTACAGATCACCTTTACCGATGACTGCTGGGTTCAGGTCAGCGATGCTGCCGGAAACCGGCTGGTCAATTCGCTGCAACGTAGTGGAGACCGGATAGATGTATCCGGTGACTTGCCACTCAGGGTAGTGATTGGCGCGGTTGACGCTGTTGGTTCGATCCGTTTCCAGGATGAGCCAGTGGATATGGGCGATTTTCGCGTCGTAAACAATCGTTCAGAGTTCACCCTGACGATCTGA
- the ispG gene encoding flavodoxin-dependent (E)-4-hydroxy-3-methylbut-2-enyl-diphosphate synthase, which produces MKHESPIVRRKSRQIMVGNVPVGGDAPIAVQSMTNTSTCDVDATVGQIRALQDAGADIVRVSVPTMDAAEAFGKIRAQVSVPLVADIHFDYKIALRVAELGVDCLRINPGNIGREDRVSAVISSARDKNIPIRIGVNAGSLEKELQRKYGEPTPEALVESAMRHIDILDRHDFQDFKVSLKASEVFMTVAAYRNIAAQIEQPLHLGITEAGGFRSGTVKSSIGLGMLLMDGIGDTIRVSLAADPVQEIKVGYDILKSLRLRSRGINFIACPSCSRQNFDVIQTMNDLEARLEDVNTAMDVAIIGCVVNGPGEAKEADIGLTGGSPKNLFYMAGKPNQKLDNTTLTDDLERLIREEVARRKDEEDAIIARSGS; this is translated from the coding sequence ATGAAACATGAATCTCCGATCGTTAGACGCAAATCCCGCCAGATCATGGTGGGCAATGTACCTGTGGGTGGTGATGCGCCGATTGCGGTGCAGAGTATGACCAACACCAGTACTTGTGATGTGGATGCCACCGTCGGACAGATTCGGGCGCTTCAGGATGCCGGCGCGGATATCGTGCGGGTGTCGGTTCCGACCATGGATGCTGCAGAAGCGTTCGGGAAAATCAGGGCGCAGGTCTCCGTTCCGCTGGTAGCGGACATTCATTTCGACTATAAGATTGCGCTGCGAGTGGCGGAATTGGGCGTTGATTGCCTTCGGATAAATCCCGGCAATATAGGCCGTGAAGACCGGGTCAGTGCGGTTATCAGTTCCGCCAGGGATAAAAACATCCCGATTCGCATTGGTGTGAATGCTGGGTCCCTGGAAAAGGAGCTGCAGAGGAAATACGGGGAGCCAACACCGGAGGCGTTGGTCGAGTCCGCGATGCGGCACATTGACATTCTCGACCGCCACGATTTCCAGGACTTCAAGGTAAGCCTCAAGGCCTCCGAAGTGTTTATGACCGTGGCGGCCTACCGCAACATTGCGGCTCAAATTGAGCAGCCGTTGCACCTTGGCATCACCGAGGCGGGCGGCTTCCGCTCTGGAACCGTGAAGTCGTCCATCGGTCTGGGCATGCTGCTGATGGATGGTATCGGTGACACAATCCGAGTCTCCCTGGCTGCTGATCCTGTTCAGGAGATCAAGGTTGGGTATGACATCCTGAAGAGCCTCCGCCTGCGCAGCCGAGGAATCAATTTCATTGCCTGTCCGAGCTGCTCCCGCCAGAATTTCGATGTCATTCAGACTATGAACGACCTTGAGGCCCGCCTGGAAGATGTAAACACAGCTATGGATGTTGCCATCATAGGCTGCGTGGTAAATGGTCCGGGCGAAGCCAAAGAGGCGGACATCGGTTTGACCGGGGGAAGTCCCAAAAACCTGTTCTATATGGCGGGGAAGCCGAACCAGAAACTTGATAACACAACGCTGACCGACGACCTCGAGCGCCTGATTCGCGAAGAAGTCGCCCGGCGCAAAGACGAGGAAGACGCAATCATCGCCCGCTCGGGTAGCTGA
- the hisS gene encoding histidine--tRNA ligase, with amino-acid sequence MAKIQAIRGMNDILPEQTPVWQFVEDTVRKVLGQYGYQEIRMPIVEQTELFKRSIGEVTDIVEKEMYTFDDRNGDSLTLRPEGTAGCVRAAEEHGLLFNQTRRLWYTGPMFRHERPQKGRYRQFHQIGVECFGMAGPDIDAELLVLTARLWKELGLAGHTRLEINSIGTSEARKVYREALVGYLSQYKADLDADSQRRLDTNPLRILDSKDPSTRKILEDAPKLDSYLDEESLAHFDRLRELLDAGGITYSVNPALVRGLDYYGKTVFEWITDSLGAQGTVCAGGRYDGLVEQLGGKPTRAVGFALGLERLILLLETLGLIPEHVNNNADVYVTAMGDSAMAPALALAEELRAALPGAVVVSHCGGGSFKSQMKKADKSGARYAVILGENEVANGTAGLKPLRSDEPQREVARNDLAPALAEALKN; translated from the coding sequence TTGGCTAAGATTCAGGCAATTCGCGGGATGAACGATATCCTGCCGGAGCAGACGCCCGTTTGGCAGTTTGTTGAAGACACGGTGCGGAAGGTACTGGGCCAATACGGGTATCAGGAAATCCGGATGCCCATTGTTGAACAGACCGAACTGTTCAAACGCTCCATCGGCGAGGTCACCGACATCGTCGAGAAGGAGATGTACACCTTCGACGATCGTAATGGCGACAGCCTGACATTGAGGCCCGAGGGAACGGCCGGCTGTGTACGTGCCGCCGAAGAGCATGGTCTGTTATTCAATCAGACCCGACGGTTGTGGTACACGGGCCCGATGTTCCGTCATGAACGCCCGCAGAAGGGGCGCTATCGCCAGTTCCACCAGATCGGTGTGGAGTGCTTTGGGATGGCGGGCCCCGATATCGATGCGGAGTTGTTGGTCCTCACAGCCAGGCTCTGGAAAGAGCTTGGCCTGGCCGGACACACCCGCCTGGAAATCAACTCCATCGGCACCTCGGAAGCCCGCAAGGTCTATCGAGAGGCACTGGTCGGGTACCTGAGCCAGTACAAGGCTGATCTCGATGCCGATAGCCAGCGTCGGCTGGATACGAATCCGTTGCGAATCCTGGACAGCAAGGATCCGTCGACCCGAAAAATTCTGGAAGATGCACCGAAACTTGATAGCTACCTGGACGAGGAGTCCCTGGCCCATTTCGACCGGCTGCGGGAATTGTTGGATGCGGGCGGAATCACCTATTCGGTGAACCCGGCGCTGGTCCGTGGCCTTGATTACTACGGCAAAACGGTTTTTGAATGGATCACCGACAGCCTGGGCGCACAGGGCACTGTCTGCGCGGGTGGACGTTATGATGGATTGGTGGAGCAGCTGGGCGGGAAGCCGACGCGGGCGGTTGGTTTCGCGCTGGGCCTTGAGCGGCTGATTCTGTTGCTGGAGACTCTGGGTCTCATTCCAGAGCATGTAAACAACAATGCAGATGTATATGTGACTGCAATGGGCGATAGCGCCATGGCACCCGCACTGGCACTTGCGGAAGAACTCCGTGCCGCGTTGCCGGGCGCCGTGGTCGTGTCCCATTGTGGCGGCGGAAGCTTTAAAAGCCAGATGAAAAAGGCCGATAAGAGCGGGGCCCGCTACGCCGTTATCCTCGGTGAGAACGAGGTGGCAAACGGCACCGCCGGACTCAAACCCCTGCGGTCAGATGAGCCCCAGCGAGAGGTTGCCCGGAATGACCTTGCTCCGGCCCTGGCTGAAGCGCTCAAGAACTGA